The candidate division KSB1 bacterium genome window below encodes:
- a CDS encoding TonB-dependent receptor has protein sequence MMKIWSIIILLLLIPMIGIAGVTGKISGKVVDKETGDPLPGVNITIQGTTMGAATNSNGEYFIINVPVGTYTLVASMIGYKRVEKTNVRSVQDLTTVVNFQLESTVMDLGETVTITAERPMVRTDATASTREVEGDRVMLLPKVDTFEKAISLQAGVVGSNVRGGRDTELTYMVDGMTVEDPLQGRVGATINRNAVAEIVLMTGGFSAEYGQAMSGVVNLVTKEGGNKYSGQLRYTTDEPFDERTFSANDNTYELSFGGPTPFFRPLKFFLSSRVFTTDCKGSNAQGDNPGPGYKVLDPAGNNLGWYPHNSEQQYSMQLKLTYNFTPDMKLTFGGFKSRDQWDFYDWGWRYTTDSTGYDAFGWSLTPSTSMLDHYHSRMLESSQYKLTWTHTLSSKTFYTANITYFNNYDNTAKRELREQKDRFLSLFENWWEDFRFIPIENRDSDGDGVWDQFSYRQNGASNTPRFPWGNPYGISNVFVGGGDTRLGARLYKSQYLATKWDFVSQVTVNHQIKFGFEYFTHTMEKNYNSLPWDPVPFQDIYKYEPKTGAVYLLDKMEWRGLVVNAGLRLDYIDPQARVRVDVLNTSPDAPWTDAKVKWQLSPRLGISHPISEKTVMHFNYGWFFEEPRFNSLYDFVVMPPQLLRRGNQYLGNPNLEAQKTKAWEFGAAHQITNNLSLDITGYYKDMYDVEGIRFVPAIPNTYSVFTNSEYGKAYGIEFTLKKRYSDNFSFDLNYTLAWARGTSSNQLQHYQLVTNGPPDPYTGQMKVYPQLDYWLDFDQRHTANFVFDYRLPENAGPTLFGYHVLENFGLNLIWRYHSGRPYTREDSRGNQLGDFNGARQPWYMRTDARINRDFTILGVNTSLFAEIENLFNERRATAVYARTGSAYWNGIVYPKGSSTFYEGTPQYDVNADVGIKEWDPQPFNEKGLRQQLDPVDLNGDGDFDDIIGANDGKVTPEEYYNAYLRYINDSYRRKTNFMRGRRIWIGFQLYF, from the coding sequence ATGATGAAAATTTGGTCTATTATTATTTTGCTCCTGCTCATTCCGATGATCGGAATTGCCGGAGTCACTGGCAAAATATCTGGCAAGGTAGTGGACAAGGAGACCGGCGATCCATTGCCTGGAGTCAATATCACTATTCAAGGGACGACCATGGGTGCAGCGACCAATTCGAACGGGGAATATTTCATCATCAACGTCCCAGTCGGCACTTATACGTTGGTCGCTTCGATGATCGGCTATAAGCGGGTGGAAAAAACCAATGTTCGGTCGGTCCAAGATCTAACCACCGTGGTCAATTTTCAACTGGAGAGCACAGTGATGGATTTGGGTGAAACTGTGACGATCACAGCCGAGCGCCCCATGGTCCGCACCGATGCGACCGCCTCGACGCGCGAAGTCGAAGGGGATCGGGTAATGCTTTTACCCAAAGTGGATACATTTGAAAAGGCCATCAGTTTGCAGGCTGGAGTGGTTGGTAGCAATGTCCGCGGCGGTCGTGACACAGAATTAACCTACATGGTCGATGGAATGACCGTGGAAGATCCGCTCCAAGGCCGTGTCGGGGCAACGATCAATCGAAACGCCGTCGCTGAAATTGTGCTCATGACTGGCGGTTTTAGCGCCGAGTACGGCCAGGCAATGTCAGGAGTCGTTAATCTGGTCACCAAAGAGGGCGGCAATAAATACAGTGGTCAACTCCGTTATACTACCGATGAGCCGTTCGATGAACGAACTTTCTCGGCGAACGATAATACATATGAATTGAGCTTCGGTGGACCAACCCCGTTCTTCCGTCCGTTGAAATTTTTCTTATCAAGCCGCGTTTTTACGACAGACTGCAAGGGCAGCAATGCCCAAGGGGATAATCCAGGCCCAGGGTATAAGGTATTGGATCCAGCGGGCAATAATCTGGGATGGTATCCGCATAACTCTGAACAGCAGTACAGCATGCAACTGAAGCTCACCTATAACTTCACGCCAGATATGAAACTGACCTTCGGCGGTTTCAAGTCTCGCGATCAATGGGATTTTTATGACTGGGGTTGGCGCTACACTACTGATTCGACCGGTTATGATGCGTTTGGCTGGTCGCTTACACCCAGCACGAGCATGTTAGATCATTATCATTCGCGAATGTTGGAAAGCTCCCAATACAAACTCACCTGGACCCATACATTAAGCAGCAAGACGTTTTACACGGCGAATATCACCTATTTTAACAATTACGATAATACCGCCAAACGCGAGCTGCGCGAGCAAAAAGATCGGTTCTTGTCGCTCTTCGAAAACTGGTGGGAAGATTTTCGGTTCATCCCGATTGAGAACCGGGATAGCGATGGAGATGGCGTGTGGGATCAATTCTCCTATCGTCAAAACGGCGCATCCAATACGCCGCGATTCCCCTGGGGCAATCCTTATGGGATCTCCAACGTTTTTGTTGGCGGCGGCGATACGCGGCTGGGAGCTCGACTCTATAAGAGCCAATATTTGGCGACCAAATGGGATTTTGTCAGCCAGGTGACGGTGAACCATCAGATCAAATTCGGATTTGAATATTTCACGCACACGATGGAGAAAAATTATAACTCGCTACCCTGGGATCCAGTGCCATTTCAGGACATCTATAAATACGAGCCAAAGACCGGAGCAGTTTACTTGTTGGACAAAATGGAATGGCGCGGACTGGTGGTGAATGCTGGACTTAGACTGGACTATATTGATCCCCAGGCGCGAGTTCGGGTTGACGTACTAAATACCAGCCCGGATGCCCCATGGACTGATGCCAAGGTGAAATGGCAGTTGAGCCCTCGATTGGGAATCTCCCATCCAATTTCTGAGAAAACTGTGATGCACTTCAATTATGGGTGGTTCTTCGAAGAGCCGCGCTTCAACAGTTTGTACGACTTTGTGGTGATGCCGCCTCAATTGCTCCGACGAGGCAATCAATACCTGGGCAATCCCAATCTGGAAGCACAGAAAACCAAAGCTTGGGAGTTTGGCGCTGCGCATCAAATCACCAATAATCTTAGCTTGGACATTACTGGATATTACAAAGACATGTACGACGTGGAAGGCATTCGCTTCGTGCCAGCCATCCCCAATACCTATTCGGTGTTCACCAATTCCGAGTACGGCAAAGCTTATGGGATCGAGTTCACGTTGAAAAAGCGATATAGCGACAATTTCAGCTTTGATTTGAACTACACCCTGGCTTGGGCGCGAGGCACCAGCTCCAACCAGTTGCAACATTATCAATTAGTGACCAACGGCCCACCTGATCCTTACACGGGTCAAATGAAGGTCTATCCGCAACTGGATTATTGGTTGGATTTCGACCAGCGGCACACTGCGAACTTTGTGTTCGATTATCGCTTGCCAGAAAATGCTGGGCCGACGCTGTTCGGCTATCATGTCTTGGAAAATTTTGGTTTGAATCTAATCTGGCGTTATCATAGTGGTCGTCCCTATACGCGAGAAGACAGCCGCGGTAATCAATTGGGTGATTTTAATGGCGCTCGGCAGCCGTGGTACATGCGAACCGATGCCCGGATCAATCGAGATTTTACGATCCTGGGGGTGAACACCTCGCTATTTGCTGAGATCGAAAATCTATTCAATGAGCGGCGAGCAACAGCAGTTTATGCACGCACTGGCAGCGCTTATTGGAACGGAATCGTTTATCCCAAAGGCTCTAGCACTTTCTACGAAGGGACTCCTCAATATGACGTCAATGCAGATGTGGGCATCAAAGAATGGGATCCCCAGCCGTTCAATGAAAAAGGCTTACGGCAACAGCTCGATCCAGTGGATTTGAATGGCGACGGCGACTTCGATGATATCATTGGTGCCAATGATGGCAAGGTTACTCCAGAGGAATATTACAACGCTTATTTGCGATACATCAATGATTCGTATCGTCGTAAGACCAATTTCATGCGCGGACGCCGGATCTGGATCGGTTTCCAGCTCTATTTCTAA
- a CDS encoding PorV/PorQ family protein produces MRKIIVMILAISLIGSGLLQAQFSKRGTSGAQFLKLGVGARAQAMGGAFTALANDASALYWNPAGIARIPNNELIFAYTDWIADINHAYFGFVYNAGQIGSFGVSLTSVSMGQMEITTPEEPQGTGNFFNASDLAFGITYARNMTDRFSFGIQLKLISESIWDMNAFGWAFDIGTMYDVGLGGLKLAMNMANFGPELHFTGAGLLTQFNKFPEAGNVAPVNVYYDTDQYPLPMTFRLALGYAWDPFGDQVNVTECVEFVKTNDRAEALIVGAETSLMDLFFVRLGLNATPDDESEEGLSAGAGLRLNLGSYKGTFDYAFTDFGRLQGIHRFSIGLSF; encoded by the coding sequence ATGAGAAAAATAATCGTGATGATATTGGCCATCAGCCTGATAGGTTCTGGACTGTTGCAGGCGCAATTTTCAAAGCGAGGCACTTCCGGAGCTCAGTTTTTAAAGCTGGGCGTTGGTGCCAGGGCTCAAGCAATGGGTGGCGCCTTCACCGCGTTAGCCAACGACGCGTCGGCGCTGTATTGGAATCCAGCGGGCATCGCTCGAATCCCAAACAATGAATTGATCTTCGCCTATACCGATTGGATTGCAGATATCAATCATGCCTATTTTGGCTTCGTTTATAACGCAGGCCAAATTGGCAGTTTTGGGGTGAGCTTGACCTCCGTCTCCATGGGACAAATGGAAATCACCACGCCAGAAGAACCTCAAGGAACAGGCAATTTTTTCAATGCCTCTGACCTCGCTTTCGGAATAACCTATGCTCGGAACATGACCGATCGGTTCTCTTTCGGAATTCAACTGAAATTGATCTCTGAGTCGATCTGGGATATGAACGCCTTCGGTTGGGCCTTCGATATCGGGACAATGTACGACGTAGGTTTGGGAGGCTTGAAATTGGCGATGAACATGGCCAACTTCGGGCCAGAGCTGCATTTCACCGGTGCTGGGCTGCTCACCCAGTTCAATAAGTTCCCAGAAGCCGGGAATGTCGCCCCAGTGAACGTCTATTATGACACCGATCAATATCCACTGCCGATGACATTTCGGCTGGCCCTCGGCTATGCTTGGGATCCTTTCGGAGATCAGGTGAATGTGACCGAATGCGTCGAGTTCGTCAAAACCAATGACCGCGCCGAAGCTTTGATCGTCGGAGCCGAAACTTCATTGATGGACCTGTTCTTCGTCCGTCTCGGGCTAAATGCAACACCTGATGACGAAAGCGAAGAAGGGCTATCGGCAGGAGCTGGCCTTCGATTGAATCTTGGCTCTTATAAAGGCACATTTGATTATGCATTCACCGATTTCGGCCGGCTACAAGGCATCCATCGTTTCTCGATCGGACTTTCGTTCTGA